A genomic region of Castor canadensis chromosome 16, mCasCan1.hap1v2, whole genome shotgun sequence contains the following coding sequences:
- the Ppp1r37 gene encoding protein phosphatase 1 regulatory subunit 37, with protein sequence MEIPPQEAPPGPGADAEADADAEEAPAEAGSPSPASPPADGRLKAAAKRVTFPSDEDIVSGAVEPKDPWRHAQNVTVDEVISAYRQACQKLNCRQIPKLLRQLQEFTDLEQRIDCLDLKGEKLDYKACEALEEVFKRLQFRVVDLEQTSLDEDGASALFDMIEYYESATHLNISFNKHIGTRGWQAAAHMMRKTSCLQCLDARSTPLLDHSAPFVARALRIRSSLAVLHLENASLSGRPLVLLATALKMNVNLRELYLADNKLNGLQDSAHLGNLLKFNCSLQILDLRNNHVLDSGLAYICEGLKEQRKGLATLVLWNNQLTHTGMAFLGMTLPHTQSLETLNLGHNPIGNEGVRNLKNGLIGNRSVVRLGLASTKLTCEGAVAVAEFIAECPRLLRLDLRENEIKTGGLMALSLALKVNHSLLRMDLDREPKKEAVKSFIETQKALLTEIQNGCKRNFLLARERECKEKEQQLQPSTSMPEITITEPQPLEEPGDVPTAGAQNGAARPGPAPDSDSDSEEDSEEDEKAENVEEEDEEDGQTDEASSDQAPCPALVPPTDSLSPGDRNPPGRPSSPTEQRISVSSPGRGHKVFVVTRVESPPERAEPPILPTFVSPAPPSLPSPPTSPILSPAQPLDTQDPGSPEPQPQLESPQSGPLLPNGLKPEFALALPPEPPPGLEAKGGSCSLEHELHCPQDDRELEKLLLEASQEAAQETL encoded by the exons CCCAGAACGTGACTGTGGATGAGGTGATCAGCGCCTACCGGCAGGCCTGCCAAAAACTCAACTGCAGACAGATCCCCAAGCTCCTCAGGCAGCTGCAG GAGTTCACGGACCTTGAGCAACGCATTGACTGCCTGGACCTGAAAG GGGAGAAGCTCGACTACAAGGCCTGTGAGGCCCTGGAGGAGGTCTTCAAGAGGCTGCAGTTCAGGGTGGTGGACCTGGAGCAGACCAGCCTGGATGAAGAC GGTGCCTCAGCCCTCTTCGACATGATCGAGTACTATGAGTCAGCCACTCACCTCAACATCTCCTTCAACAAGCACATCGGCACCCGGGGCTGGCAGGCCGCCGCCCACATGATGCGCAAG ACAAGCTGCCTGCAGTGCCTGGACGCCCGCAGCACGCCCCTGCTGGACCACTCGGCCCCGTTCGTGGCGCGCGCCCTGCGCATCCGCAGCAGCCTGGCGGTGCTGCATCTGGAGAATGCCAGCCTGTCGGGGCGGCCCCTCGTGCTGCTCG CCACAGCACTGAAGATGAACGTGAACCTGCGGGAGCTGTACCTGGCCGACAACAAACTCAACGGGCTGCAGGACTCAGCGCACCTGGGCAACCTGCTCAAGTTCAACTGCTCGCTGCAGATCCTGGATCTTCGCAACAACCACGTGCTGGACTCAG GTCTGGCCTACATCTGTGAGGGTCTCAAGGAGCAGAGGAAGGGGCTTGCGACCCTGGTGCTGTGGAACAACCAGCTCACGCACACGGGCATGGCCTTCCTGGGCATGACACTG CCTCATACACAGAGCCTGGAGACGCTGAACCTGGGCCACAACCCCATCGGGAATGAGGGCGTGCGCAACCTCAAGAACGGGCTGATCGGCAACCGCAGCGTGGTGCGCCTCGGCCTGGCCTCCACCAAGCTCACGTGCGAGG GCGCGGTGGCGGTGGCAGAGTTCATCGCCGAGTGCCCCCGCCTCCTGAGACTGGACCTGCGGGAGAACGAGATCAAGACGGGCGGGCTCATGGCACTGTCGTTGGCCCTCAAGGTGAACCACTCCCTGCTGCGCATGGACCTCGACCGTGAGCCCAAGAAGGAGGCG GTGAAGAGCTTCATCGAGACGCAGAAGGCGCTGCTGACCGAGATCCAGAACGGCTGCAAGCGCAACTTCTTGCTGGCGCGGGAGCGGGAGTGCAAGGAGAAGGAGCAGCAGCTGCAGCCGTCGACTTCCATGCCCGAGATCACCATCACCGAGCCTCAGCCTCTCGAGGAGCCTGGGGATGTGCCCACTGCAGGGGCGCAGAATGGGGCTGCACGTCCCGGGCCAGCCCCAGACTCGGACTCGGACTCTGAGGAGGACTCTGAGGAGGATGAAAAGGCCGAGAAcgtggaggaggaggacgaggaggatgGGCAGACGGATGAGGCCAGCAGTGACCAGGCCCCCTGCCCTGCCCTAGTTCCCCCCACGGACTCCCTGAGCCCTGGGGACAGGAACCCCCCAGGCAGGCCTTCCTCACCCACTGAGCAGCGTATTTCGGTGTCTAGCCCAGGGCGGGGTCACAAAGTGTTTGTGGTGACCCGAGTGGAGAGTCCACCTGAGAGGGCAGAGCCCCCCATTCTTCCCACCTTTGTCTCCCCAGCcccaccttcccttccctccccacccacctCACCCATCCTATCGCCAGCTCAGCCCCTTGACACGCAGGATCCAGGGTCACCTGAACCTCAACCTCAGCTGGAGTCACCTCAGTCAGGGCCACTGCTACCCAACGGCCTGAAGCCTGAGTTTGCCCTGGCACTGCCCCCAGAGCCACCCCCGGGGCTGGAGGCCAAGGGGGGCAGTTGCAGCCTGGAGCACG AGCTGCACTGCCCCCAGGATGACAGGGAGCTGGAGAAGCTGCTTCTGGAGGCTAGTCAGGAGGCCGCACAGGAGACACTGTGA
- the Nkpd1 gene encoding NTPase KAP family P-loop domain-containing protein 1 isoform X1, which produces MQKHYNVHFTKSARSPTERYFLDPELGHQKGCCHQWRQDPKAPRAHGPCWPSPQSHWQQANHGHRGGSTWHQGPQNPILQQQQQQQRQPPPPNPLRQRLCPIHGAQKGPSATATAPMRPASAPQPPPAPTTAPATASSGPAPPSAARTLLEPSHPTDARPLPAPAACGSFTSYGSDILTEDDIYCSCLAKTLCHVPVPVTVGFYAPFGCRLHMMLDKITTLMQQEARQRETEELRRVQWRPRPVRGWGVPQLLWYLVFLQPIITELHLRRKNVQFLFIRFSAWQYAGTDKLWAGLVTTLCEGIRHHYGALPFSVYSVLGNKPTTTATSFCQREWHCRRRVCLALLALLAALCLGVGLLYLSLGGHALGPHGGASGSLLKVFGGAATTLSGSGLLMAVYSVGKHLFVSQRKKIERLVSREKFGSQLGFMCEVKKEVELLTDFLCFLEIYQRRRLRVVLEVTGLDTCYPERVVGVLNAINTLLSDSHAPFIFILVVDPSILAACLESAGNMKGTADNGYLFLNRTVTLPFSVPIMGRRTKLQFLHDAVQSRDDLLYREITRKLRPPGGEGGGGSEGAQLLAVETQAGAERAQGRIDAEAARRIQEALFCLHDERDCLYEYVPDNVVSMRRIVNTVPITVRLLQQQQQADFGGPTPRQAVAWVVLANQWPCRLSWVLQCLEDRQQAGGAPDGRARLWDVFCDNSRELHTMTKALQNVLDLDGDPELFERFLGADFPFTVAEAQSLLRCTVNLDHSIRRRMGLIRAVSALKPPSPPRSPTQASPTAASGASNAGRMAGQATEAHHHHHHHRDRAHQGKSRPVA; this is translated from the exons ATGCAGAAGCACTACAACGTCCACTTCACCAAGAGTGCCCGGAGCCCCACCGAGCGCTACTTCTTGGATCCTGAGTTGGGGCACCAAAAAG GATGCTGTCATCAATGGCGCCAGGACCCCAAGGCCCCTCGAGCCCATGGGCCCTGTTGGCCGTCCCCCCAGTCACACTGGCAGCAGGCCAACCATGGCCACCGGGGGGGCAGCACCTGGCACCAGGGCCCCCAGAACCCCatcctgcagcagcagcagcagcagcagcggcagcccccaccccccaacccgcTGCGGCAGCGGCTCTGCCCCATTCATGGGGCCCAGAAGGGTCCATCTGCAACCGCCACTGCCCCCATGAGACCAGCCAGCGCCCCCCAGCCGCCCCCTGCACCCACCACGGCACCAGCCACGGCCAGCAGCGGCCCAGCCCCGCCGTCTGCAGCCCGCACCCTCCTGGAGCCCAGCCATCCCACCGATGCCCGGCCCCTGCCGGCACCCGCAGCCTGTGGATCTTTCACCTCCTATGGCTCCG ACATCTTGACAGAGGATGACATCTACTGCAGCTGCCTGGCCAAGACTCTATGCCATGTGCCCGTCCCTGTGACTGTGGGTTTCTATGCCCCCTTTGGCTGTCGCCTGCACATGATGCTGGACAAGATAACCA CGCTGATGCAGCAGGAGGCCCGGCAGCGCGAAACCGAGGAGCTGCGGCGCGTGCAGTGGCGGCCGCGGCCCGTGCGCGGCTGGGGCGTCCCGCAGCTGCTGTGGTACCTGGTGTTCCTGCAGCCCATCATCACCGAGCTGCACCTGCGACGCAAGAACGTGCAATTCCTCTTCATCCGCTTCAGCGCCTGGCAGTACGCGGGCACCGACAAGCTGTGGGCCGGCCTGGTGACCACGCTGTGCGAGGGCATCCGCCACCACTACGGCGCGCTGCCCTTCAGCGTGTACTCGGTGCTGGGCAACAAGCCCACCACGACGGCGACGAGCTTCTGCCAGCGCGAGTGGCACTGCCGGCGTCGCGTGTGCCTGGCGCTGCTGGCGCTGCTGGCGGCGCTCTGCCTGGGCGTGGGGCTGCTCTACCTGTCCCTGGGGGGCCACGCGCTGGGCCCCCACGGCGGCGCGAGTGGCAGTCTGCTCAAGGTGTTCGGTGGCGCGGCCACCACGCTGTCGGGCTCGGGACTGCTCATGGCCGTGTACTCGGTGGGCAAGCACCTGTTCGTGAGCCAGCGCAAGAAGATCGAGCGGCTGGTGTCGCGCGAGAAGTTCGGCAGCCAGCTGGGCTTCATGTGCGAGGTGAAGAAGGAGGTGGAGCTGCTCACCGacttcctctgcttcctggagATCTACCAGCGGCGGCGGCTGCGCGTGGTGCTCGAGGTCACCGGACTGGACACGTGCTACCCGGAGCGCGTGGTGGGCGTGCTCAACGCCATCAACACGCTGCTGTCCGACAGCCACGCGCCCTTCATCTTCATCCTGGTCGTGGACCCCAGCATCCTGGCCGCGTGCCTGGAGAGCGCGGGCAACATGAAGGGCACGGCCGACAACGGCTACCTCTTCCTCAACCGCACGGTCACGCTGCCCTTCTCCGTGCCCATCATGGGCCGCCGCACCAAGCTGCAGTTCCTGCACGACGCGGTGCAGAGTCGCGACGACCTGCTGTATCGCGAGATCACGCGCAAGCTGCGGCCCCCCGGGGGCGAGGGCGGCGGAGGGAGCGAGGGCGCGCAGCTGCTGGCCGTGGAGACGCAGGCCGGGGCGGAGCGCGCGCAGGGCCGCATAGACGCGGAGGCCGCGCGGCGCATCCAGGAGGCGCTCTTCTGTCTGCACGACGAGCGCGACTGTCTCTACGAGTACGTGCCCGACAACGTGGTGTCCATGCGGCGCATCGTCAACACGGTCCCCATCACCGTGCGCctgctgcagcagcagcagcaggctgacTTCGGGGGCCCCACTCCCCGCCAGGCTGTGGCGTGGGTCGTGCTGGCCAACCAGTGGCCCTGTCGCCTCAGCTGGGTACTGCAGTGCCTAGAGGACCGGCAGCAGGCCGGGGGCGCGCCCGATGGCCGCGCGCGCCTTTGGGACGTCTTCTGTGACAACAGCCGCGAGCTGCACACCATGACCAAGGCGTTGCAGAATGTGCTGGACCTGGACGGCGACCCCGAGCTCTTTGAGCGCTTCCTGGGCGCCGACTTCCCCTTCACGGTGGCCGAGGCGCAGAGCCTGCTGCGCTGCACGGTCAACCTGGACCACTCCATCCGTCGCCGGATGGGCCTCATCCGGGCAGTCAGCGCGCTCAAGCCGCCCAGCCCGCCCAGGTCCCCTACCCAGGCCTCCCCCACCGCCGCCAGCGGAGCCAGTAATGCGGGCCGGATGGCTGGGCAGGCCACTGaagcccaccaccaccaccaccaccaccgggACCGAGCCCACCAGGGCAAGTCAAGGCCGGTGGCCTGA
- the Nkpd1 gene encoding NTPase KAP family P-loop domain-containing protein 1 isoform X2: protein MQKHYNVHFTKSARSPTERYFLDPELGHQKDILTEDDIYCSCLAKTLCHVPVPVTVGFYAPFGCRLHMMLDKITTLMQQEARQRETEELRRVQWRPRPVRGWGVPQLLWYLVFLQPIITELHLRRKNVQFLFIRFSAWQYAGTDKLWAGLVTTLCEGIRHHYGALPFSVYSVLGNKPTTTATSFCQREWHCRRRVCLALLALLAALCLGVGLLYLSLGGHALGPHGGASGSLLKVFGGAATTLSGSGLLMAVYSVGKHLFVSQRKKIERLVSREKFGSQLGFMCEVKKEVELLTDFLCFLEIYQRRRLRVVLEVTGLDTCYPERVVGVLNAINTLLSDSHAPFIFILVVDPSILAACLESAGNMKGTADNGYLFLNRTVTLPFSVPIMGRRTKLQFLHDAVQSRDDLLYREITRKLRPPGGEGGGGSEGAQLLAVETQAGAERAQGRIDAEAARRIQEALFCLHDERDCLYEYVPDNVVSMRRIVNTVPITVRLLQQQQQADFGGPTPRQAVAWVVLANQWPCRLSWVLQCLEDRQQAGGAPDGRARLWDVFCDNSRELHTMTKALQNVLDLDGDPELFERFLGADFPFTVAEAQSLLRCTVNLDHSIRRRMGLIRAVSALKPPSPPRSPTQASPTAASGASNAGRMAGQATEAHHHHHHHRDRAHQGKSRPVA, encoded by the exons ATGCAGAAGCACTACAACGTCCACTTCACCAAGAGTGCCCGGAGCCCCACCGAGCGCTACTTCTTGGATCCTGAGTTGGGGCACCAAAAAG ACATCTTGACAGAGGATGACATCTACTGCAGCTGCCTGGCCAAGACTCTATGCCATGTGCCCGTCCCTGTGACTGTGGGTTTCTATGCCCCCTTTGGCTGTCGCCTGCACATGATGCTGGACAAGATAACCA CGCTGATGCAGCAGGAGGCCCGGCAGCGCGAAACCGAGGAGCTGCGGCGCGTGCAGTGGCGGCCGCGGCCCGTGCGCGGCTGGGGCGTCCCGCAGCTGCTGTGGTACCTGGTGTTCCTGCAGCCCATCATCACCGAGCTGCACCTGCGACGCAAGAACGTGCAATTCCTCTTCATCCGCTTCAGCGCCTGGCAGTACGCGGGCACCGACAAGCTGTGGGCCGGCCTGGTGACCACGCTGTGCGAGGGCATCCGCCACCACTACGGCGCGCTGCCCTTCAGCGTGTACTCGGTGCTGGGCAACAAGCCCACCACGACGGCGACGAGCTTCTGCCAGCGCGAGTGGCACTGCCGGCGTCGCGTGTGCCTGGCGCTGCTGGCGCTGCTGGCGGCGCTCTGCCTGGGCGTGGGGCTGCTCTACCTGTCCCTGGGGGGCCACGCGCTGGGCCCCCACGGCGGCGCGAGTGGCAGTCTGCTCAAGGTGTTCGGTGGCGCGGCCACCACGCTGTCGGGCTCGGGACTGCTCATGGCCGTGTACTCGGTGGGCAAGCACCTGTTCGTGAGCCAGCGCAAGAAGATCGAGCGGCTGGTGTCGCGCGAGAAGTTCGGCAGCCAGCTGGGCTTCATGTGCGAGGTGAAGAAGGAGGTGGAGCTGCTCACCGacttcctctgcttcctggagATCTACCAGCGGCGGCGGCTGCGCGTGGTGCTCGAGGTCACCGGACTGGACACGTGCTACCCGGAGCGCGTGGTGGGCGTGCTCAACGCCATCAACACGCTGCTGTCCGACAGCCACGCGCCCTTCATCTTCATCCTGGTCGTGGACCCCAGCATCCTGGCCGCGTGCCTGGAGAGCGCGGGCAACATGAAGGGCACGGCCGACAACGGCTACCTCTTCCTCAACCGCACGGTCACGCTGCCCTTCTCCGTGCCCATCATGGGCCGCCGCACCAAGCTGCAGTTCCTGCACGACGCGGTGCAGAGTCGCGACGACCTGCTGTATCGCGAGATCACGCGCAAGCTGCGGCCCCCCGGGGGCGAGGGCGGCGGAGGGAGCGAGGGCGCGCAGCTGCTGGCCGTGGAGACGCAGGCCGGGGCGGAGCGCGCGCAGGGCCGCATAGACGCGGAGGCCGCGCGGCGCATCCAGGAGGCGCTCTTCTGTCTGCACGACGAGCGCGACTGTCTCTACGAGTACGTGCCCGACAACGTGGTGTCCATGCGGCGCATCGTCAACACGGTCCCCATCACCGTGCGCctgctgcagcagcagcagcaggctgacTTCGGGGGCCCCACTCCCCGCCAGGCTGTGGCGTGGGTCGTGCTGGCCAACCAGTGGCCCTGTCGCCTCAGCTGGGTACTGCAGTGCCTAGAGGACCGGCAGCAGGCCGGGGGCGCGCCCGATGGCCGCGCGCGCCTTTGGGACGTCTTCTGTGACAACAGCCGCGAGCTGCACACCATGACCAAGGCGTTGCAGAATGTGCTGGACCTGGACGGCGACCCCGAGCTCTTTGAGCGCTTCCTGGGCGCCGACTTCCCCTTCACGGTGGCCGAGGCGCAGAGCCTGCTGCGCTGCACGGTCAACCTGGACCACTCCATCCGTCGCCGGATGGGCCTCATCCGGGCAGTCAGCGCGCTCAAGCCGCCCAGCCCGCCCAGGTCCCCTACCCAGGCCTCCCCCACCGCCGCCAGCGGAGCCAGTAATGCGGGCCGGATGGCTGGGCAGGCCACTGaagcccaccaccaccaccaccaccaccgggACCGAGCCCACCAGGGCAAGTCAAGGCCGGTGGCCTGA